One segment of Nostoc flagelliforme CCNUN1 DNA contains the following:
- a CDS encoding DUF6009 family protein → MIDEKIVKHEKNIVWLVEPSDYPWVREDISDFCQKQGISKSRQSQIERRRKLIGYADLEDNAPPSYILGTKKYYERRVFVVRDGDYQVYKYGHPAEGVDPLKVQPKVKAAVLRGS, encoded by the coding sequence ATGATAGACGAAAAGATTGTAAAGCATGAGAAAAACATAGTTTGGCTAGTTGAACCAAGCGATTACCCTTGGGTGCGAGAAGACATATCAGACTTTTGTCAAAAGCAAGGAATTTCTAAATCTCGTCAGTCACAAATTGAAAGAAGAAGAAAACTTATTGGTTACGCTGACCTTGAAGACAATGCACCACCTAGTTATATTCTTGGAACCAAAAAATATTATGAACGCAGAGTTTTTGTAGTTCGTGACGGTGATTATCAGGTTTACAAATATGGGCATCCCGCCGAAGGCGTAGACCCGTTGAAAGTGCAGCCAAAGGTTAAGGCAGCAGTTCTAAGAGGAAGTTAG